In the Parasteatoda tepidariorum isolate YZ-2023 chromosome 3, CAS_Ptep_4.0, whole genome shotgun sequence genome, one interval contains:
- the LOC107440770 gene encoding uncharacterized transmembrane protein DDB_G0289901 — translation MLFYSVAVFMIATCFVKANNYPPEPKIKVVHKEVPVYHKVAVPKPYPVPKYIPIPKAIHVPNYVPVPYRVPVVKTIPKIINVPKAIPVPKIIAVPKAVPIGVPFPVLKAEAVPIYKPVPVPKPVPVPYPVKVPKYIPVPVHKVIKVPKPFHYPVKVPVYKQIIVKKKVEVPVPVYIKKPSYGNDKGSSYGGGGNDKGSPYEGGNNKGSPYGGGGGDWQGGYGGGGGGGDYQGWESTYGRAQQASAAGYSQDQQEDQGGHGQDGQHGGYGQGGQQGGYSLGGFSQDGQQSGYSLGGFSQDGQQGGYSLGGQRGGYSQDGQQSGYSLGGQQGGYSQGGQQGGYSQGGQQGSYGQQGEYGQSDGGYSYGKNEGDESEGGYGAESQQSPSASSYSQQSSGYNNGYSGNGGNIAWPSSYSASSTSHVNWPSTSTGKVSGSTNSDANRGIGWV, via the exons ATGCTGTTCTATTCAGTAGCCGTGTTCATGATCGCTACTTGTTTTGTGAAAGCCAACAACTATCCACCAGAGCCCAAAATCAAGGTAGTGCACAAGGAAGTACCAGTTTATCACAAAGTAGCCGTACCCAAACCTTATCCGGTACCCAAATATATTCCGATCCCCAAAGCGATTCACGTGCCAAATTATGTGCCTGTTCCCTATCGAGTACCGGTGGTCAAAACGATCCCGAAGATAATCAACGTGCCCAAGGCTATTCCAGTGCCTAAAATAATCGCAGTCCCCAAAGCGGTGCCCATAGGAGTACCGTTTCCAGTGCTGAAAGCTGAGGCTGTACCCATCTACAAGCCGGTGCCTGTTCCGAAACCGGTGCCTGTTCCTTATCCAGTGAAGGTACCCAAATACATACCTGTTCCAGTCCACAAAGTGATCAAAGTTCCCAAGCCGTTCCACTATCCAGTCAAAGTTCCGGTCTACAAACAGATTATTGTGAAGAAGAAGGTCGAAGTTCCAGTTCC tgttTACATAAAGAAACCGAGCTATGGTAACGACAAAGGCAGTTCTTATGGCGGAGGTGGTAACGACAAGGGTTCACCATACGAGGGTGGAAACAATAAAGGCTCACCCTATGGGGGAGGAGGAGGTGACTGGCAAGGTGGATATGGAGGTGGTGGTGGAGGTGGCGATTACCAAGGATGGGAGTCCACCTATGGGAGAGCCCAACAAGCCAGTGCTGCTGGATACAGTCAAGATCAACAGGAGGATCAAGGTGGCCACGGCCAAGATGGCCAACACGGTGGCTACGGCCAAGGTGGCCAACAAGGTGGTTACAGCCTAGGTGGCTTCAGCCAAGATGGCCAACAAAGTGGCTACAGCCTAGGTGGCTTCAGCCAAGATGGCCAACAAGGTGGCTACAGCCTAGGTGGCCAACGAGGTGGTTACAGTCAAGATGGCCAACAAAGTGGCTACAGCCTAGGTGGCCAACAAGGTGGTTATAGCCAAGGTGGCCAACAAGGTGGCTACAGCCAAGGTGGTCAACAAGGTAGTTACGGTCAGCAAGGAGAATATGGACAAAGCGACGGAGGTTACAGCTACGGTAAAAATGAGGGTGATGAGTCAGAGGGTGGTTACGGAGCCGAATCTCAGCAATCTCCATCAGCCTCGTCGTACAGCCAGCAGTCTTCCGGTTACAATAATGGCTATAGTGGTAATGGCGGAAACATTGCTTGGCCAAGCAGCTATAGTGCATCCTCTACCAGTCACGTGAATTGGCCGAGCACGTCTACTGGTAAAGTAAGCGGTAGTACCAACAGTGACGCCAACAGAGGTATTGGATGGGTATAA
- the LOC107440771 gene encoding cytochrome P450 3A8 has translation MDIIETEQRCYKELGRIYGRFDGCQPVLTIGERDLIDRIMFTDFNKFPNRRDMRVGDPVFDNTLFSLEGHDWKRVRNIVKTCFTPSNLKMMTTLLQECCDKMVAKMTLSAQKGEVINCQEHFSIFVLHTIGKCAFGVKITDNDPFVEHSNKLFNNSFKTIIIMVAPYLMKYFKIPILNNETIEFYNNVMSKVVEERKKMKKEKFNDFLQRMLEHEEQPQDSNNNSQDGLSHVEMLSQCVSFFLAGYEATTALLSHCVYRLAMNQECQKKALEEIERVLPQCRPEEMSNCLGKLKYLEAVMKECSRICPPMARIERRAAEDYYFPEAAIHLKEGFLVSIPIFAIHHDPEYYPDPEVFNPDRFFYGERNAFKNIFFPFGSGGRECVGKNFVLMQVKMCLLNLLLNFTILPASTTPEHLEILEVRNVMKVGDVDVILQRRTC, from the exons gAGATTCGACGGTTGTCAACCTGTGTTAACGATAGGAGAACGTGACTTAATAGACCGGATCATGTTCACAGATTTCAACAAATTCCCCAACAGAAGA gACATGAGAGTGGGTGATCCCGTTTTTGACAATACTCTCTTCTCATTGGAAGGACACGATTGGAAGAGAGTGAGGAATATCGTCAAAACATGTTTTACTCCTTCAAATCTCAAGATG ATGACCACTCTGCTTCAGGAATGTTGCGATAAAATGGTGGCGAAAATGACCCTAAGTGCTCAAAAAGGCGAAGTTATTAATTGTCAAGA GCACTTCTCAATTTTTGTACTGCATACCATAGGAAAATGCGCTTTTGGAGTGAAGATTACTGACAACGACCCATTCGTAGAGCATTCCAACAAATTGTTCAACAACAGCTTCAAGACTATCATTATAA TGGTGGCCCCGTACctgatgaaatatttcaaaatcccAATCTTGAATAATGAGACGATAGAGTTTTATAACAATGTAATGTCAAAAGTGGTCGAAGAAcgtaaaaagatgaaaaaggag aaattcaatgattttttgcaGAGGATGCTGGAACACGAGGAACAGCCACAGGATTCCAATAACAATTCCCAAG ATGGTCTCAGCCACGTCGAAATGTTGTCACAGTGTGTGTCTTTTTTCTTGGCTGGTTACGAAGCAACCACAGCTTTACTTTCACATTGTGTTTACAGACTGGCCATGAATCAAGAATGCCAGAAGAAAGCTTTAGAAGAAATTGAACGAGTGCTCCCACAATGCAGA CCAGAGGAAATGTCAAACTGTTTGGGTAAACTTAAATACTTAGAAGCTGTGATGAAGGAATGTTCAAGAATATGTCCACCCATGGCCAG aatagaAAGGCGTGCTGCCGAAGACTATTATTTTCCCGAAGCAGCTATTCACTTGAAAGAAGGATTTCTTGTGAGCATTCCAATTTTCGCCATACATCATGATCCAGAATATTATCCTGATCCAGAAGTTTTTAATCCTGACAG atttttctatGGAGAAAGGAATGCattcaagaatattttctttcctttcggATCGGGTGGAAGAGAGTGTGTGGGAAAGAACTTTGTACTCATGCAGGTCAAGATGTGCCTCCTCAACTTGTTGCTCAACTTTACGATTTTACCTGCTTCCACAACACCG GAACACCTTGAAATTCTTGAAGTGCGAAACGTGATGAAAGTAGGAGATGTCGATGTTATTTTGCAAAGAAGGACTTGTTGA